A window from Mangifera indica cultivar Alphonso chromosome 2, CATAS_Mindica_2.1, whole genome shotgun sequence encodes these proteins:
- the LOC123201820 gene encoding uncharacterized protein LOC123201820, whose product MNLTPQPAPAPPTTIFASGECGNCGTYIGLFIHNVRLRGIQRKLCTSCVLRLHPSSFCPICFTFYDSNPPHPSKRLSCAKCGSFTHSHCAKPLALSSPYHCPPCSDPKNFNFFKNHPAKSTNTDPNPNTTGNMRSDDDKNAHVIDSKSAAVLLCAARIAAASMEKAVLVARIEEEKKAKEAAAARKRAREALEHVGVLIINHLKPTLDVTRKDQIQSLCELPCNIQDTRELLATTKLQLHNLVPQAMSLPRPSRKPQLKPSTLDLRLPVPRLIQLKRNARLRRLRSKSHLKGAISLTNTTFDSFTLNQY is encoded by the exons ATGAACCTAACACCCCAACCAGCACCGGCACCCCCCACCACCATATTCGCCTCAGGTGAATGCGGAAACTGCGGGACCTATATCGGCCTTTTCATCCACAATGTTCGCCTACGTGGCATCCAGCGAAAGCTCTGTACTTCCTGCGTTCTTCGTCTCCACCCTTCATCTTTTTGCCCAATTTGCTTCACTTTCTATGATTCTAATCCTCCCCACCCCTCCAAACGCCTCTCCTGCGCCAAATGCGGCTCCTTTACCCACTCACATTGCGCCAAGCCATTGGCACTTTCGTCTCCCTATCATTGCCCTCCATGTTCAGAccccaaaaatttcaattttttcaaaaaccaCCCTGCGAAAAGCACAAATACAGACCCAAACCCCAATACAACGGGCAACATGCGGTCTGATGATGATAAGAATGCTCATGTAATTGACTCCAAGTCGGCTGCTGTGCTGCTCTGTGCGGCAAGGATTGCAGCGGCATCGATGGAGAAGGCGGTGCTGGTGGCTAGGATTGAGGAGGAGAAGAAGGCCAAAGAGGCTGCTGCGGCGAGGAAGAGAGCCAGAGAGGCCTTGGAGCATGTGGGGGTTTTGATAA TTAATCATCTTAAACCAACTTTGGATGTGACACGTAAagatcaaatacaaagtttaTGTGAATTACCATGTAATATCCAAGACACAAGGGAGCTATTAGCAACCACAAAGCTTCAATTGCATAACCTTGTCCCTCAGGCCATGTCGCTTCCTCGCCCATCTAGAAAACCACAACTAAAACCCTCCACATTAG ATTTGAGATTACCAGTTCCTCGTCTCATTCAATTAAAGAGAAATGCAAGATTGAGGAGATTGCGATCTAAATCACACCTTAAAGGAGCTATTTCTTTGACTAACACCACTTTCGATTCTTTTACACTAAATCAATATTGA